From a single Bryobacter aggregatus MPL3 genomic region:
- a CDS encoding ABC transporter permease, which translates to MFRRLKYWIESARRSETLREELELHLAERAAELEADGMTADHARAEARRRFGNLGLKHEESREIWLTRFWSELGQDIRYGFRTMATNKAFSALAVLSLALGIGANTAIYSFMESILLRSLPVADPESLVVLNWHSQPPQGASKDWVHVVHSVSGLFWQGAKGAVVTGIFPYGAFETLREDNPVFSTLFGYVNGRNRTLSIRGQAMSVSAEYVSGEYFRGLAVSPAAGRLIGSEDDRPGAAAVAVISFATSQQRFGGPSNAIGQAILVDNVPFTVIGVAPPEFFGVDPAAAPGLYLPLHTNLLVDGPGTERIYRDGNHYWVEMMGRLRPGVSMAQAQAALAPRFHQWVASTAATDGERVKLPALLLHPGAAGLGSLRREYSKPLSVLLAMVGLILAITCANIANLLLARAAARRREMAVRLSLGAGRFRIVRQLLTESVMLASLGGAFGVLFAIWGVQSLTFLFSKGQENFTLHAELNWKVLAMTAALSVVCGLLFGLVPAIQSTRPDVIPELKISRGGGSRRRMQHVLVVAQIAMSFLILVAAGLFVQTLHKLHSVQLGYTRENILLFSLNARQAGHRDPEIATFYADLRKRFESIPGVNSATLSHASIISADRAGVTYRGPIKIGAVTVEGARVLVAGPRFLTTMQIPVLAGREIDDRDQPGSTPVAVISERLARTYFGNENPVGRRITFLDEKRDLEITGVSANLRHGSLKEESSMTVFVAASQISPGGMTYALRTTGDPLLYVRNVREIVREADSSIPLTKVVTQAAEIDRTISREVTFAKLCTGFAVLALLTACVGLYGTMSYSVARQVSEIGIRMALGAKRGAMIWMVLRRVLLLAAVGLAISVPVALGASRFVKSLLFGTQPNDPGILALAGTVLLGAAILAGYVPARRASRIDPLVALRHE; encoded by the coding sequence ATGTTCCGACGGTTGAAGTATTGGATAGAAAGCGCCAGGCGCAGCGAGACGCTGCGTGAAGAACTGGAACTCCATCTGGCGGAAAGAGCCGCGGAACTGGAAGCAGACGGGATGACGGCAGATCACGCCCGGGCGGAAGCACGCCGGCGATTTGGCAACCTCGGCCTCAAGCACGAAGAGTCACGGGAGATTTGGCTGACACGATTCTGGTCGGAACTGGGTCAGGATATCCGCTATGGCTTTCGGACCATGGCCACCAACAAGGCATTCAGCGCTTTGGCGGTCTTGTCGCTGGCGCTCGGCATCGGGGCCAATACTGCGATCTACAGTTTTATGGAGTCGATTCTGTTGCGCTCGCTGCCGGTGGCCGATCCTGAGTCGCTGGTGGTTTTGAACTGGCATAGCCAGCCGCCCCAGGGCGCGAGTAAGGATTGGGTGCACGTTGTCCATTCGGTATCCGGCCTTTTCTGGCAGGGCGCCAAAGGCGCCGTGGTCACCGGGATATTCCCGTATGGGGCGTTCGAGACGCTACGCGAGGACAATCCCGTCTTTTCGACGCTTTTCGGATACGTGAACGGACGAAACCGTACCCTGTCCATCCGCGGGCAGGCCATGAGCGTCAGCGCGGAGTACGTCAGCGGTGAGTATTTTCGCGGGTTGGCTGTGTCGCCGGCTGCGGGACGGCTGATCGGCTCCGAAGACGACCGTCCAGGCGCAGCGGCCGTCGCCGTCATCAGTTTTGCGACAAGCCAGCAGCGCTTTGGAGGGCCGTCCAATGCGATTGGACAAGCGATTCTCGTCGATAACGTGCCCTTTACGGTGATCGGCGTTGCACCGCCGGAATTTTTCGGGGTCGACCCGGCGGCGGCGCCGGGCCTTTACCTTCCATTGCACACGAATCTGCTCGTGGACGGACCCGGAACGGAGCGCATCTATCGCGACGGAAACCACTATTGGGTCGAAATGATGGGCCGCCTGCGTCCCGGTGTCAGCATGGCCCAGGCGCAGGCCGCGCTGGCTCCCCGCTTCCACCAATGGGTTGCCTCCACGGCGGCGACCGACGGTGAACGCGTCAAATTGCCCGCGCTCTTGCTGCATCCGGGGGCCGCCGGTCTGGGCAGCTTGCGCCGCGAGTATTCCAAGCCTCTATCTGTGCTCCTGGCGATGGTGGGATTGATTCTGGCGATCACATGCGCAAACATCGCCAACCTGCTGCTGGCACGGGCAGCCGCGCGGCGCCGCGAAATGGCGGTCCGGCTCAGCTTGGGAGCGGGGCGCTTCCGCATCGTGCGGCAGTTGCTGACCGAGAGTGTCATGTTGGCGTCGCTCGGCGGAGCATTCGGGGTCTTGTTTGCGATCTGGGGCGTGCAATCGCTGACCTTTCTGTTCTCCAAGGGGCAGGAGAACTTTACGCTGCACGCGGAATTGAACTGGAAGGTGCTGGCTATGACGGCGGCGCTCTCCGTGGTTTGTGGCCTGTTATTTGGCCTCGTCCCAGCGATTCAGTCGACGCGTCCGGACGTCATACCAGAGCTAAAGATTAGCCGCGGGGGCGGATCGCGCCGTCGCATGCAGCACGTCCTGGTGGTTGCCCAAATTGCGATGTCTTTTCTCATCCTCGTTGCCGCGGGTTTGTTTGTCCAGACGCTCCATAAGCTGCACTCCGTCCAACTGGGGTACACCCGCGAGAACATCCTTCTGTTCTCGTTGAATGCGCGGCAGGCCGGGCATCGCGACCCGGAGATTGCCACTTTCTACGCGGATCTGCGCAAACGTTTCGAATCGATCCCTGGAGTGAATAGCGCAACGCTTTCGCACGCTTCGATCATCAGCGCCGACCGTGCCGGGGTCACATACAGGGGGCCCATAAAGATCGGCGCTGTTACCGTCGAAGGCGCGCGCGTCCTGGTCGCCGGACCGCGTTTCCTCACGACGATGCAGATCCCGGTCCTCGCTGGGCGTGAGATTGACGACCGCGACCAGCCGGGCTCCACACCGGTTGCAGTCATCAGCGAGCGGCTGGCACGGACTTACTTCGGGAACGAAAACCCAGTGGGCCGACGAATCACGTTCCTGGATGAGAAGCGCGATCTCGAAATCACCGGTGTGTCGGCTAACCTGCGGCACGGCAGTCTGAAAGAGGAGAGCTCTATGACCGTGTTTGTGGCGGCCAGCCAGATTTCTCCTGGCGGAATGACCTATGCGCTGCGTACCACGGGCGATCCGCTGCTGTATGTCAGGAATGTGCGTGAGATCGTGCGGGAGGCAGATTCCTCCATACCCCTCACTAAGGTGGTCACACAGGCTGCGGAAATTGATCGAACGATCAGCCGGGAAGTCACGTTCGCGAAATTATGCACGGGTTTCGCGGTTCTCGCGCTGCTGACTGCCTGTGTGGGACTCTACGGAACGATGTCCTACAGCGTCGCGCGGCAGGTTAGTGAGATTGGAATCCGTATGGCTCTGGGCGCGAAACGCGGCGCTATGATCTGGATGGTTCTGCGCCGCGTTCTCCTCCTGGCCGCAGTGGGACTGGCGATCAGCGTGCCTGTTGCGTTAGGCGCATCCCGCTTTGTCAAATCGTTGCTGTTCGGAACCCAGCCCAATGATCCGGGAATCCTGGCGCTGGCAGGTACTGTCCTCCTCGGCGCCGCGATTCTCGCTGGCTATGTGCCGGCAAGGCGAGCGTCTCGAATTGACCCGCTGGTGGCTCTGCGGCACGAGTAA
- a CDS encoding erythromycin esterase family protein — MRLSRRAALAATAGAALALAQNTKSNLPMTPSPSDAVSEWIRRAAIPLATPVAGHGFEDMEPLKKIVGDARIVALGEATHGTREFFHLKHRMLEFLVTQMGFSIFSLEASMPESYRLNDFVLKGEGDPAKLLKGPLTLWDTQEVLDMVLWMRDYNKSGKGRIEFTGFDMQNPTLALKIVRDFVEKADVDYAPALAHASKMALALNPRAVDPEIAIEWEKVVKRLEAQRPRAGLEWAIQNAHIVRQFIQQAANMRNGPLSMAMRDASMAANLKWILNQSKGAKIVLSAHNFHVMTGPDNSMGAVLRKMYGDKLVTFGFAFNQGSFRAGARNGGMENFTVGPLPAGSLDATLAASGTPLFALDLRGAPRTGPVAEWLGVKHSTRNIMGRFDEDAPNYTIFEQVITERYDSLFFIDQTSAARPNPKAE, encoded by the coding sequence ATGAGACTCTCTCGACGTGCCGCCTTGGCAGCAACTGCCGGTGCAGCCCTTGCACTTGCCCAGAATACGAAGAGCAACCTCCCCATGACGCCGAGTCCATCCGATGCCGTCTCAGAGTGGATTCGCCGCGCTGCAATCCCGCTGGCAACGCCGGTTGCAGGGCACGGGTTTGAGGACATGGAGCCGCTGAAGAAGATCGTGGGTGATGCGCGCATTGTGGCGCTCGGCGAAGCAACGCATGGCACACGGGAATTCTTCCATCTGAAGCACCGGATGCTGGAGTTCCTCGTTACACAGATGGGCTTTTCGATCTTCTCACTCGAAGCGAGCATGCCAGAGTCGTATCGCCTGAACGATTTCGTCCTCAAGGGAGAGGGCGATCCGGCGAAGCTTCTCAAAGGTCCGCTCACGCTGTGGGACACACAGGAAGTGCTCGACATGGTGCTGTGGATGCGAGACTACAACAAATCGGGAAAAGGACGTATCGAGTTCACAGGCTTTGATATGCAGAATCCCACTCTTGCCCTCAAGATCGTGCGTGATTTCGTAGAGAAGGCAGATGTGGATTACGCACCCGCTTTGGCGCACGCCTCAAAGATGGCGCTTGCCCTGAATCCGAGAGCAGTGGATCCGGAAATTGCGATTGAGTGGGAGAAGGTCGTGAAGCGTTTGGAGGCTCAGCGCCCGCGCGCTGGCCTCGAGTGGGCGATCCAGAACGCGCATATTGTGCGGCAGTTTATCCAGCAGGCCGCCAACATGAGGAATGGGCCATTATCCATGGCGATGCGCGACGCGAGCATGGCGGCCAACCTAAAGTGGATTCTCAATCAGTCGAAGGGCGCCAAGATCGTTCTGTCAGCTCACAATTTTCACGTCATGACGGGGCCAGATAACAGCATGGGAGCGGTGCTGCGAAAGATGTACGGAGACAAGTTGGTCACCTTTGGCTTTGCTTTCAACCAGGGCTCGTTCCGGGCAGGGGCAAGGAATGGAGGGATGGAGAATTTTACGGTTGGCCCGCTTCCGGCGGGAAGCTTGGATGCCACGCTGGCAGCGAGCGGCACACCGCTGTTTGCCCTGGATCTGCGGGGTGCCCCGAGAACTGGTCCCGTCGCTGAGTGGCTCGGCGTGAAGCATTCCACACGCAACATCATGGGGCGTTTTGATGAGGACGCGCCGAACTATACAATCTTCGAGCAAGTGATCACAGAGCGATACGATAGCTTGTTCTTCATCGATCAGACCTCGGCGGCACGCCCGAATCCGAAGGCGGAGTGA
- a CDS encoding PadR family transcriptional regulator, whose product MGRKAQKNDSLPGSLDMLILRTLSLRDLHGYGIVQFIQQSSDNELLVEEGSLYPALQRLELNGWIDGVWGVTSNNRRARIYTITAAGRKQLAVETRQYAKLTLAIARVMGTE is encoded by the coding sequence ATGGGACGCAAGGCGCAAAAGAACGATTCATTACCCGGTTCCCTGGACATGTTGATTCTGCGGACGCTGTCGCTGCGCGACCTCCATGGATACGGCATCGTCCAGTTCATCCAACAATCCTCCGACAATGAACTCCTTGTCGAGGAGGGCTCGTTGTATCCCGCCCTCCAACGGCTGGAGCTCAACGGCTGGATCGACGGTGTCTGGGGCGTGACGTCGAACAATCGGCGGGCGAGGATCTACACCATTACGGCGGCTGGCCGCAAACAGCTAGCCGTTGAAACCCGGCAGTATGCCAAACTCACGCTCGCGATCGCGCGCGTGATGGGAACGGAGTGA
- a CDS encoding RNA polymerase sigma factor: MEREQEVALVQQLRAGDVRAFDAIYDAYNLRLFNFLLRMTRNRSAAEDLLEETWLRLVSNGKTLAPDTRLGPWLFTVARNLFLSDYRSRSREQAEARDWISLCQSGAPSSPLDLAVVDELEQRLETALMELPPKYREVLLLVGYEGLRPLDAALVCGVSPEALRQRLSRARALLAQRLKDQELPSGILSNEVIQ, translated from the coding sequence ATGGAGCGAGAACAGGAAGTCGCGCTTGTCCAACAGTTGCGGGCTGGTGATGTCCGTGCTTTTGACGCGATCTACGATGCCTATAACTTGCGCCTCTTCAACTTCCTCCTGCGCATGACAAGAAACCGCAGCGCTGCCGAGGATTTACTGGAAGAAACCTGGTTGCGATTGGTCTCCAACGGAAAGACGCTCGCCCCCGACACCCGGCTCGGACCCTGGCTCTTCACCGTCGCACGCAACTTGTTCCTCAGCGACTACCGTTCCAGATCCCGCGAACAAGCTGAAGCGCGCGATTGGATATCCTTATGCCAAAGCGGCGCCCCGTCCTCGCCGCTCGACTTAGCGGTTGTCGATGAATTGGAACAGCGGCTCGAAACAGCTCTCATGGAGTTGCCGCCCAAATACCGGGAAGTCCTCTTGCTGGTTGGCTATGAAGGCCTGCGCCCCTTAGATGCCGCCCTCGTCTGTGGCGTCTCCCCGGAAGCCCTGCGCCAACGCCTGAGTCGCGCTCGCGCCCTACTCGCGCAACGATTGAAGGACCAGGAACTGCCTAGCGGCATCCTTTCGAATGAGGTGATCCAATGA
- a CDS encoding DUF1801 domain-containing protein — translation MKRTALLRFDGAVERDPAIDVWMKEHAGELGAIAHQWFEAMRKCGDEVRELFHDGCPVACLGDVPFGYVNVFTSHVNVGFYQGASLPDPAHLLQGAGKFMRHVKIRPGTATNAAALRQLIDVAYSDIKVRVEHG, via the coding sequence ATGAAGAGAACAGCATTGCTGCGATTCGACGGCGCTGTCGAGCGGGATCCTGCTATCGATGTCTGGATGAAAGAGCATGCCGGTGAATTGGGAGCCATTGCGCATCAATGGTTTGAGGCGATGCGGAAATGCGGAGACGAAGTCCGGGAGCTCTTTCATGACGGCTGTCCAGTTGCCTGTTTGGGAGATGTCCCCTTCGGCTACGTCAATGTATTCACTTCGCATGTCAACGTGGGGTTCTATCAGGGGGCATCGCTGCCGGATCCGGCTCACTTGTTGCAAGGCGCCGGCAAGTTTATGCGCCATGTGAAGATCCGGCCGGGAACGGCCACAAACGCCGCAGCACTACGCCAGCTCATTGATGTGGCTTACTCGGATATCAAGGTGCGCGTCGAACACGGCTAG
- a CDS encoding TonB-dependent receptor: MLLAQVNGSINGTVTDSTQAALPGANLVLRNTQTGETRHTQSSAEGFFNFIDLPRGEYSINVTAQGFRELHLGPLQLTVGQQLTVRPKLEIGSVSETVEVEGTPPPVVTSTSSVSQLMDSKRIEQLPLNGRNALQLVALLPGVVNAGTGGQFGATQSTFSTSGGRNIDMNFTLDGGYNMNSFYSIANEYPNPDALQEFTTTTRNYSAAFGRGTSSVSAVTRSGTNEFHGSAFEFIRNTQLDARYFFAAKRADFKRNQYGGTFGGPIVKNKLFFFFGYQGTKTRGTPSDTRYRTLNDAERLGNFSGQSTVIRDPDNPGAVFPNNQIPASRIRPFANTFMAKYLPRANDATNFYSFAPSGNRLDQNQIIGRLDYTISEKDKINFRAFYNDVPQVQPCASVAADWLCDLPTRFQNYTLGEDHIFSPSLVNSFRMSYVRSAFGLLTRKDFSLTGLGLPISIANINTGFGLTPESVLGISGFVSAGTGAPTRDIMPTTHINNTLSWNKGRHSMSFGFEYYRNRVNELQNWQSGGNIQFTGAQSGNAAADFLLGKFNSYRQVTGLTSRVRQNLPALFAHDDFRLSRRVTLNIGVRWEPYNGYVSEDGQMMLFAPGKQSQLFPKAPQGLLFAGDPNVPQSVVGSRWNNIAPRLGIAWDVFGDGKTSIRLGGGKYFVPMTRGISLNRFTLIQPYTTDLTVVSGDAYNIFANAPFNGVSPFPRPSGANLKNADFVPTANETTWSLPFKTQSDYQWSLSLQQAIGKGTALELNYIGSSSVNLFSTVESNFAQYIPGQSTIANTQTRRLYPQFGQINNTLSAFSSNYNAMQVVMNRRYAKGFSVLGSYTWSKAMGVNVSNGEGSNGPRNPYNYQSDYGPLGLDRTHNFIVSAMWDLPFANAGSPKWQRYTIGGWQLSGIANAVSGSPLTIRAGRDNSLSAIGGDTADVIGNWHLSGDRSRQDQMSAWFNPAAFAQNAPGTFGNTGIGFMRGPGTWNTDLALQKQLRFTERRRLEFRASFYNLFNHANLNNPDTTQLNTTTFGKITSVSAPRVVELGLRFAF; encoded by the coding sequence ATGTTGCTGGCGCAAGTCAACGGCTCCATCAATGGAACCGTTACCGACTCCACCCAAGCCGCTCTACCCGGCGCCAACCTCGTCCTACGAAACACCCAAACCGGTGAAACGCGGCATACCCAAAGCAGCGCCGAAGGCTTCTTCAATTTCATCGATCTTCCCCGCGGCGAATACTCGATCAACGTCACCGCCCAAGGCTTTCGCGAACTCCATCTCGGTCCTCTCCAACTCACCGTCGGTCAGCAGCTCACCGTGCGTCCCAAACTCGAAATCGGCAGCGTCAGCGAGACCGTCGAGGTCGAAGGCACGCCTCCGCCCGTCGTCACCTCCACCAGTTCCGTCTCCCAACTCATGGACAGCAAGCGCATCGAGCAACTGCCCCTCAATGGCCGCAACGCTCTCCAACTCGTCGCCCTCTTGCCCGGCGTCGTTAACGCAGGCACCGGCGGCCAATTCGGCGCGACGCAGTCCACCTTCAGCACTTCCGGCGGCCGTAACATCGACATGAACTTCACGCTCGATGGTGGCTACAACATGAACTCCTTCTACTCGATTGCGAACGAGTATCCCAATCCCGACGCTCTCCAGGAATTCACCACCACCACCCGCAACTACTCGGCCGCCTTCGGCCGCGGCACCTCCTCGGTTTCGGCCGTCACCCGCTCCGGAACCAATGAATTCCACGGCTCCGCCTTCGAGTTCATTCGCAACACCCAACTCGATGCCCGCTACTTCTTTGCTGCCAAGCGCGCAGACTTCAAACGCAACCAATACGGCGGCACCTTCGGTGGCCCCATCGTCAAAAACAAACTATTCTTCTTCTTCGGCTACCAGGGAACCAAGACCCGCGGCACCCCCAGCGACACCCGCTACCGCACCTTGAACGATGCCGAGCGTCTCGGCAACTTCTCCGGCCAAAGCACCGTCATCCGCGACCCCGACAATCCCGGCGCCGTCTTCCCCAACAACCAGATCCCGGCCAGTCGCATCCGCCCCTTTGCCAACACCTTCATGGCGAAATACCTCCCGCGCGCCAACGACGCCACCAACTTCTACAGCTTCGCGCCCAGCGGCAACCGTCTCGACCAGAACCAGATCATCGGCCGCCTCGATTACACCATTAGCGAAAAGGACAAGATCAACTTCCGCGCCTTCTATAACGACGTCCCGCAAGTGCAACCCTGCGCGAGCGTTGCTGCCGATTGGCTCTGCGATCTCCCCACCCGCTTCCAGAACTACACTCTCGGCGAAGACCACATCTTCTCGCCGTCGCTCGTCAACTCCTTCCGCATGAGCTATGTCCGCAGCGCTTTCGGCCTCCTCACCCGCAAGGACTTCTCGCTCACCGGGCTCGGCTTGCCCATCAGCATTGCCAACATCAACACCGGCTTCGGACTCACGCCCGAATCGGTTCTCGGCATCTCGGGCTTTGTCTCGGCCGGTACCGGCGCGCCCACGCGTGACATCATGCCCACCACCCACATCAACAACACGCTGTCCTGGAACAAAGGCCGACACTCGATGAGCTTCGGCTTTGAGTATTACCGCAACCGCGTCAATGAGCTGCAGAACTGGCAGTCCGGCGGCAACATCCAATTCACCGGCGCGCAATCGGGCAACGCCGCAGCCGACTTCCTGCTCGGCAAATTCAACTCCTACCGCCAGGTCACCGGACTCACCTCGCGCGTGCGCCAGAATCTCCCGGCCCTCTTTGCACACGACGACTTCCGGCTCAGCCGCCGCGTCACCCTCAACATCGGCGTCCGTTGGGAACCCTACAACGGCTATGTCTCTGAAGACGGCCAGATGATGCTCTTCGCCCCCGGCAAGCAATCGCAGCTCTTCCCCAAGGCCCCGCAAGGACTGCTCTTCGCAGGCGACCCCAACGTCCCGCAGAGTGTGGTCGGCAGCCGCTGGAATAACATCGCGCCGCGTCTCGGCATCGCCTGGGACGTCTTCGGCGACGGCAAAACTTCCATCCGCCTCGGCGGTGGCAAGTACTTCGTCCCGATGACCCGTGGCATCAGCCTCAACCGCTTTACGCTGATCCAGCCTTACACCACCGATCTCACCGTTGTCAGCGGCGATGCCTACAACATCTTCGCCAATGCGCCCTTCAACGGCGTTAGCCCCTTCCCGCGTCCCTCGGGCGCCAACCTCAAAAATGCCGACTTCGTTCCCACCGCGAACGAAACCACCTGGAGCCTACCCTTCAAGACGCAGTCCGATTACCAATGGAGCCTCTCGCTGCAACAGGCGATCGGAAAAGGAACTGCGCTCGAACTAAACTACATCGGCAGCTCCTCGGTGAACCTCTTCTCGACGGTCGAATCGAACTTTGCGCAATACATCCCCGGCCAGTCCACGATTGCGAACACCCAGACCCGCCGTCTCTACCCGCAGTTCGGTCAGATCAACAACACGCTCAGCGCCTTCAGCTCCAACTACAATGCGATGCAAGTGGTGATGAACCGTCGATATGCGAAAGGCTTCAGTGTCCTCGGCTCCTACACCTGGTCCAAGGCGATGGGCGTGAACGTCTCAAATGGCGAAGGCAGCAACGGCCCGCGCAATCCCTACAACTACCAATCGGACTACGGTCCGCTTGGCCTCGATCGAACGCACAACTTCATCGTCTCGGCGATGTGGGATCTGCCGTTTGCGAATGCAGGCTCTCCCAAATGGCAGCGCTACACGATTGGTGGCTGGCAGTTGAGCGGCATCGCCAATGCGGTCAGTGGATCGCCGCTCACCATCCGCGCCGGCCGTGACAATTCCCTCAGCGCCATTGGCGGCGACACGGCGGACGTCATCGGCAACTGGCACCTTTCCGGCGACCGCAGCCGTCAGGACCAGATGAGCGCCTGGTTCAACCCGGCCGCTTTCGCGCAAAACGCCCCCGGAACTTTCGGCAATACAGGCATCGGCTTCATGCGTGGTCCTGGCACCTGGAACACCGACCTGGCACTGCAAAAGCAACTCCGCTTTACGGAGCGCCGGCGTCTTGAATTCCGGGCCTCGTTCTACAATCTGTTCAACCACGCGAATCTGAACAACCCGGACACGACGCAGTTGAATACAACCACCTTCGGAAAAATCACCTCGGTGAGCGCCCCGCGAGTGGTCGAACTCGGTCTCCGCTTCGCGTTCTAG
- a CDS encoding PadR family transcriptional regulator, which translates to MAKPTDLVQGTLDLLILKTISLEPKHGWAIAKRIQLVSQDALQIQQGSLYPALHRLEQQAWIEAEWRTTETGRMAKFYSLTPSGREQLEKELANWVRLSAAINVVVQEA; encoded by the coding sequence ATGGCAAAGCCAACCGATCTTGTCCAAGGCACTCTCGATCTCTTGATTCTCAAGACCATCTCGCTCGAACCCAAACATGGCTGGGCGATTGCCAAGCGCATCCAACTGGTTTCACAAGATGCTCTCCAGATCCAACAGGGGTCTCTGTACCCGGCGCTACACCGTCTGGAACAGCAGGCCTGGATTGAGGCCGAGTGGCGGACGACTGAGACCGGGCGTATGGCTAAGTTCTACTCGCTGACGCCTTCGGGACGAGAACAACTGGAAAAGGAATTGGCGAACTGGGTTCGGCTATCGGCGGCCATCAACGTCGTGGTCCAGGAGGCTTAG